A region of the Chryseobacterium cucumeris genome:
AGTATTGTAGTAAAGAATATACTGAGACGTTAAGGAAAAGTGATATTCTTATCAGTATGACCGAGAACTCGGATCCTTATGAGAATGCTGTAGCAGAGAGGGTAAACGGCATTCTGAAATATGAGTTTGGATTGATTGATACTTTTGAAAACTTTAAGAATCTCTCACAGCAGCTTGACCAATCAATTTATTATTATAATAATTTAAGACCTCATTTTTCCCTAAATTATAACATCCCTAGCCAAGTGCATATGAAAAATAACGTGAAATTAAAAACATACAAAAAACAAAATCAGAATAGGAAAATTCCTACTCTGATTTAAGTATATTTGAAATATTAAACTAGTCAACCTTTTTCAGGACTAGTCAGGGGTGTATCATGAAAGATTTGCTCATTTTCTTTATGCAAAGGAAGAAAAAACAGTCATTGTGCTGCCTAATAAGATCAGTAATTTCATCAGGACTCTGGATATCAAAACCATTACCGATAAAAGCTGTTCCATAGCTATTACACAGTTTGGTTTAAGCAGAAAACTAGAATTATGGCAACCCGCAAACCTTGTGTATAAAGAACTTCAGCAGCTAAGCCGCGAGAAAAACCAGGTTATTCAGGAAAGGGTAAGGTGTATGAATCAGCTGCATGCTGAAAAGACTCAAGCTCTTCCGAATTCAAGAACCATAAAACGGCTGACCGAGCGTATTTCGCTATTGAAAAAACAGGAGAAAGAAATTAATGAGGATATGCTTGCACAGGTAAAGAAAAGTCCTGAGGCTACCAGGGGAGTTAATCTGTTGAGCAGTATTCCGGGTATTGGAAA
Encoded here:
- a CDS encoding transposase, with the translated sequence MYHERFAHFLYAKEEKTVIVLPNKISNFIRTLDIKTITDKSCSIAITQFGLSRKLELWQPANLVYKELQQLSREKNQVIQERVRCMNQLHAEKTQALPNSRTIKRLTERISLLKKQEKEINEDMLAQVKKSPEATRGVNLLSSIPGIGKSTAIAVLAETNGFELIRNKKQLVSYAGLDIREKQSGTSIKGKPRISKKGNKNIRKTLHFPAMTAVKMNKNHQDLFQRITEKTGIKMKGLVAVQRKLLELMYILFKNKTFYFSKPQSLYSCAPSNWDCKDTNSF